The genomic interval TCGAACTATAAGTAACCTGATGGCTTAGAAACTACATTGTTATCCGCTTTAATCAGTTTCCATGTTCTCAACTTTTAATAATTAATGGCTGTTATTGAACTCCAGACACAGATTGCAGCTCCGATAGAAAGATGTTTTACCCTGTCGCTGAGTGTGGATGTACATACGTTATCTACCGCTCATACCGGAGAGAAAGTGGTAGGCGGTGTTCGCACTGGTGTTATGCAGCTGGGAGAGCATGTCACCTGGCGAGCCAGACACTTTGGTATCTGGCAGGAGCTCACTTCAAAAATTACGGAATATCAATATCCCACGTATTTCTGTGATGAAATGCAAAAAGGCGCTTTTAAAAGCATGCGGCATGAACATCATTTTTCTATACAAGGTGACCACACCCTCATGACTGACCTGTTTGAATTTGAATCTCCTCTGGGTGTTCTTGGAAAGCTGGCCAATACCCTTGTACTCTATACATATATGCGCAATCTGCTGACGCAACGGAACGCTGTTATCAAATCTATCGCTGAAGGTGAGCAGTGGAAAAACTTACCGGGTATTAGGTAAATATTTATTCTTATTCTTCATATTATTTTCTGCTATAAGCCTTTAGTAGTATTCGATTATAAAGCCTTCACAAAATTTTTTTCAGGCAATTGCTTGCAAATCAAAAATCATATCTTACATTTGTAGTGTATTAGTTATGTAGTACACTAAAACAATAAGCACAATGGTAGAATTAAAGGACATACATTTCCGGTATAAAAAAGGCAGGGGTCTGTTTTCGGACCTGAACCTGACTTTAGCACCAGGATATATTTATGGCTTGCTGGGAAAAAACGGAGCAGGTAAATCTACGCTGCTCAAGCAGATTGCCGGACTGTTGTATCCAGACAGCGGTGAGTGCCTGTTAGATGGATACAAAACAAGTGAGCGTGATCCAAAAATGCTGGAAGACATCTATGTAATTCCGGAAGAGTTTGAATTGCCCTCCGTTACGCTCGATGTATATGCTAAAAGAAATGCGGTTTTCTATTCCAAGTTCAATTATGATCAGTTCAGAAAATACCTGCAGGAATTTGAATTGCCCGAACACATGAAGCTTTCTACTTTTTCCTATGGCATGAAAAAGAAGTTTCTGATCGCTTTCGGGCTGGCTACTAATGCAAAAGTGCTGATTCTGGATGAACCGACCAATGGGCTGGATATTCCTTCCAAGAGCCAGTTCCGCAAAATTATGGCTTCTGCCCTGGACGAAACCAAACTCATTATCATCTCTACGCACCAGGTACGTGATCTGGAAAACCTGATTGATTTTGTAGTGGTATTGGAAAATGGACGCATCATTTTTAATCAGAATATTGCCCTGATTTCCGAAAAATTAGCGTTTGAGCACAACTTAGCAGGCGTACCGGCCAACGAAATCCTGTATCATGAAGACATGCCGGGACGCAAAGCAGGGATAACCAGGAACCACAGCGGCATCGATACCAGAGTAGACCTGGAATTGCTTTTTAACGGAGTGATTAAAGATACAAAGGTGATTAATGCAAATTTTACAAACTAATTGAACGATGAATCAAGATAATTTCAATATCAACAGGCTCTTTAACTTTATCCAAAGGCAGGTGTCCCTGAATTTGCCTCCCATGCTGATAGCAGCCGGAGGTATATTCGGCCTATTGCTGGTGGTATCTTTATTTGTAGCTTACTTCGATCCCCGAGATATAAGAGAAATCAATAGCTTTTATCTGACTGTTTTCTTTATTGGCGGCTTTATATTTACCAGTCGGATTTTTTCAGAGCTGAATTCTCCGCAGAAAAGCTATTTCTATCTCACTTTGCCGGTTTCTACCCTTGAAAAAGTTATAGGTTCATGGGTGCTATCTTCGCCGGTATATGTAGTGGTGTTTTCAGTTGGCATCTTTATCATATATCTGATTACAGGTTTGGTAGCTGGCGGAAATCATGCTTCTATTCCGGATATGTTTGACAAGCATTATTTTCAGTCAATGGGTGTCTATATGGTGACACAAACTGTCTTTTTCCTGGGTGCTGCTTATTTCCGGAACTATAATTTTCTGAAAACTTTGCTGGCACTGTTCGTTTTACAGGTAATCATAGGTTCGTACAGCGGTTTGCTTGGCTGGATGCTGTTTGGCAGTAAATTACAATCAGAGGATTTCTCGGGAGGTTTCCAGTATTTTGTTGAGTATACAATACCACAAATTGCCCACGTATTATTCTGGTATTTGCTGGCACCGTTCCTATTAGTTGTTTCATATTTCAGTTTAAAAGAAAGGCAGGTATAAATGGAATTCAAAGATA from Rhodocytophaga rosea carries:
- a CDS encoding ABC transporter ATP-binding protein; this translates as MVELKDIHFRYKKGRGLFSDLNLTLAPGYIYGLLGKNGAGKSTLLKQIAGLLYPDSGECLLDGYKTSERDPKMLEDIYVIPEEFELPSVTLDVYAKRNAVFYSKFNYDQFRKYLQEFELPEHMKLSTFSYGMKKKFLIAFGLATNAKVLILDEPTNGLDIPSKSQFRKIMASALDETKLIIISTHQVRDLENLIDFVVVLENGRIIFNQNIALISEKLAFEHNLAGVPANEILYHEDMPGRKAGITRNHSGIDTRVDLELLFNGVIKDTKVINANFTN
- a CDS encoding SRPBCC family protein, translating into MAVIELQTQIAAPIERCFTLSLSVDVHTLSTAHTGEKVVGGVRTGVMQLGEHVTWRARHFGIWQELTSKITEYQYPTYFCDEMQKGAFKSMRHEHHFSIQGDHTLMTDLFEFESPLGVLGKLANTLVLYTYMRNLLTQRNAVIKSIAEGEQWKNLPGIR